From Rhodamnia argentea isolate NSW1041297 chromosome 10, ASM2092103v1, whole genome shotgun sequence, a single genomic window includes:
- the LOC115735136 gene encoding protein SLOW GREEN 1, chloroplastic-like, which yields MDSLARLHSAHKPLHLSRTPNLHSSSKLSFSLHSLSFKTLGPPPPSSPPKFPSLRASSSRSPSPSPSPSPSDPPRKPDSPHTLQTACVALSAAAALFLSRFHLKPAIAAPIAAPEVGTAGEESGRAGASSEEEERTIEEHLSQYGDDVEALRSLMEVKIKSRKLQEAIEILDRLIELEPEEREWRLLKANIYSYSGEFESAKRAFEEILEKDPLRVEAYHGLVMAASESGDELKELFERIKAAMERCKKEKKKSEVRDFKLLIAQVRVIEGKYNEALSVYQELVKEEPRDFRPYLCQGILYTLLRKKDEAEKQFNQYRRLVPKNHPYAEYFDDNMFATKFFAQKVERERAGMKS from the coding sequence ATGGATTCCCTGGCGAGACTTCACTCTGCTCACAAGCCACTGCACCTCTCTCGCACCCCCAACCTCCACTCATCCTCGaaactttccttttctctccatTCCCTCTCCTTCAAAACCCTCGGCCCGCCGCCGCCCTCTTCGCCGCCGAAATTCCCCTCCCTCAGAGCCTCATCCTCCCGCTCCCCGTCCCCGTCCCCGTCCCCGTCCCCGTCCGACCCTCCTCGAAAGCCTGACTCCCCTCACACGCTCCAAACCGCCTGCGTCGCCTtgtccgccgccgccgcgctGTTCCTCTCGCGCTTCCACCTCAAGCCGGCCATTGCCGCCCCGATCGCCGCCCCCGAGGTGGGGACCGCCGGTGAGGAGTCGGGCAGGGCCGGCGCTTCGTCCGAAGAAGAGGAGCGGACCATCGAGGAGCATCTGAGCCAGTACGGGGACGACGTGGAGGCGCTCCGGTCTCTGATGGAGGTCAAGATCAAGTCGAGGAAGCTCCAGGAAGCGATCGAAATCCTCGACCGCCTGATCGAGCTGGAGCCTGAAGAGCGTGAGTGGCGGCTGCTGAAGGCTAACATCTATAGCTACAGCGGCGAGTTCGAATCTGCAAAGAGAGCATTTGAGGAGATACTGGAGAAGGACCCGCTCCGCGTGGAGGCCTATCACGGCCTTGTGATGGCGGCTTCCGAGTCGggggatgagttgaaggagctgttTGAGAGGATTAAGGCGGCGATGGAGAGgtgcaagaaggagaagaagaagtccGAGGTGAGGGACTTCAAGCTTTTGATCGCCCAAGTTCGGGTCATCGAAGGGAAGTACAATGAGGCTTTGAGCGTGTATCAGGAGCTCGTGAAGGAGGAGCCTAGGGATTTCAGACCCTATTTGTGTCAGGGGATACTCTACACTTTGTTGAGGAAGAAAGATGAGGCAGAGAAGCAATTCAACCAGTACAGGAGACTTGTTCCCAAGAATCACCCTTACGCGGAGTATTTTGATGATAATATGTTTGCCACCAAGTTTTTCGCGCAAAaggtggagagggagagagcgggCATGAAGAGCTGA